In a single window of the Necator americanus strain Aroian chromosome X, whole genome shotgun sequence genome:
- a CDS encoding hypothetical protein (NECATOR_CHRX.G22379.T2) gives MPHSGVWKPEKAKPLRIVFDASSKRVGQFSLNDVIYTGESFVNKIHDVLVASRTSGIILLCDIEAAFTQIRLVEDHKDLCRFLWLKDMNKPPNRDNIAEYRFNRLPFGNTSAPSILNMAILAYLNHKNTPLSLEIAKNIYVDNILLCATAKEEALEKYTVSKNIFREIGMNLREYISNSAEVNRAIPKEDRAPTDNIKLLGVKYDTKSDEFVMKVTIPQGEKLTKRDIVSQINSIYDPVGLASPLIIKLKSLMREIYDTGIEWKQYVPQALCIKWNSVIQEIKNACIRMYQDIVSLSPEEAYKCLREGNSGPKPSAEFLAKKKALRKAWLTSQPETTTATATPTDHSSIFIFAVLGIFALSTIIALLTWVVKRSAVKRQRNRKRELLEHQELLEQAFRSRTLLLEIDD, from the exons ATGCCACATTCCGGAGTTTGGAAGCCAGAAAAGGCAAAACCATTGAGGATAGTATTTGATGCTTCCTCTAAGAGAGTCGGACAGTTTTCGCTGAATGATGTGATCTACACAGGAGAATCTTTCGTGAACAAAATTCATGATGTTCTAGTTGCAAGTAGAACCAGTGGAATTATTCTTTTATGCGATATTGAAGCGGCTTTCACGCAAATCAGACTAGTGGAAGATCATAAAGATTTGTGTCGGTTTTTATGGCTGAAAGACATGAATAAGCCTCCAAATCGAGACAACATAGCAGAATACAGATTCAATCGTTTGCCCTTCGGTAACACCTCGGCACCAAGTATTCTTAACATGGCCATTCTGGCATATTTAAATCACAAGAATACTCCGCTCTCACTGGAGattgcaaaaaatatttatgtggACAATATTCTCTTATGCGCCACCGCCAAAGAGGAAGCACTAGAAAAATATACTGtttcaaagaatattttccgTGAAATCGGCATGAATTTGCGAGaatatatttcaaactcaGCTGAAGTTAACAGAGCTATCCCAAAAGAGGATAGAGCGCCCACAGACAACATAAAACTCCTTGGCGTCAAATATGACACCAAATCCGACGAATTTGTGATGAAAGTTACAATTCCACAAGGAGAAAAACTAACCAAACGCGATATTGTAAGCCAGATAAACTcgatctatgatcccgtaggACTCGCAAGCCCACTGATTATCAAACTGAAGTCTCTAATGAGAGAAATTTACGATACAGGGATAGAATGGAAACAATACGTTCCGCAAGCGCTGTGTATTAAATGGAATTCTGTAATACAAGAGATAAAAAATGCATGTATAAGG ATGTACCAAGATATTGTCAGCCTTTCTCCTGAAGAGGCTTACAAGTGTCTTAGAGAAGGTAATTCCGGACCGAAGCCTTCAGCCGAGTTTCtggcaaagaagaaagcgttgagaaAAGCGTGGCTCACTTCTCAGCCTGAGACTACGACGGCAACAGCTACACCGACTGACCACTCCTCCATATTTATCTTCGCTGTACTCGGAATTTTTGCTTTGTCCACGATCATCGCGCTACtg ACTTGGGTCGTAAAACGGAGCGCTGTGAAACGGCAAAGGAACCGGAAACGCGAACTTCTGGAACACCAAGAGCTACTCGAGCAAGCTTTCCGCTCGAGGACTTTGCTGCTCGAAATAGATGattaa
- a CDS encoding hypothetical protein (NECATOR_CHRX.G22381.T1), with product MTLVFHKRPILLSAKTLQSLLDKYSTYSEEIKPSGTDEERYEEYFSAANLLSGSIETIKMSRNALQALIDKLQKEYEEARSKGNKKDLTNEVEEIENDTQFNERIAKANEMVYILSARVTEARNHMGKLAMKMGITHRELTKQKPARINETHADQHTATESTAAEETEEGSSQNDAI from the coding sequence ATGACACTTGTTTTTCACAAAAGGCCGATATTGCTGAGTGCAAAAACGCTCCAGTCACTACTGGATAAGTACAGTACTTACTCAGAAGAGATAAAACCATCAGGAACAGATGAGGAAAGGTACGAAGAGTATTTCAGTGCCGCAAATTTGCTCTCTGGAAGCATAGAGACAAtcaaaatgagcagaaacGCTCTTCAGGCATTGATAGATAAGTTgcaaaaagaatatgaagaagCAAGATctaagggaaataaaaaagacctCACAAATGAAGTTGAGGAGATTGAAAATGACACGCAATTCAATGAAAGGATTGCAAAGGCAAACGAAATGGTATATATACTAAGTGCCAGAGTCACAGAAGCACGGAATCACATGGGAAAACTTGCAATGAAGATGGGAATAACTCATAGAGAGCTCACAAAACAAAAGCCTGcaagaataaatgaaactcACGCAGATCAGCACACCGCAACAGAGTCAACTGCGGCTGAGGAAACCGAAGAAGGTTCTTCACAAAATGACGCCATTTAG
- a CDS encoding hypothetical protein (NECATOR_CHRX.G22380.T2) produces the protein MDTFDKIRMLMNQMVSAGQNIPQMQDAMWTEKILEKFPYTIVKNVLVTIQDQDEVKIEDVMDHLEKEINAKKFVDARLKGRVKFENHPNRRQYGVDVTEPPKFGKICRFCDNSNHISANCRTITDIKSRRNMVKEARQCWKCFSEEHSSYDCQKPNCPKCGKMHDVSLCISTSNDGNRTRYSAGDRSRNQSSSNTVPVPRNNTTTRNQYGIRTTCSFLLSMYTEPSAEWLVL, from the coding sequence ATGGACACGTTCGACAAAATTCGAATGCTCATGAATCAAATGGTCTCTGCAGGCCAAAATATACCACAAATGCAAGATGCGATGTGGACAGAGAAAATATTGGAGAAATTTCCTTACACTATAGTGAAAAACGTTCTTGTTACAATTCAAGATcaagatgaagtgaaaatagaAGATGTAATGGATCATCTTGAGAAGGAGATTAATGCAAAAAAGTTTGTAGACGCACGTTTAAAAGGTcgtgtaaaatttgaaaaccatCCGAACCGAAGACAATACGGTGTGGATGTTACAGAACCcccaaaatttggaaaaatttgtcgTTTTTGTGACAACTCAAATCATATATCAGCGAACTGCCGAACAATCACTGATATTAAATCAAGGCGAAATATGGTGAAAGAAGCCAGACAATGCTGGAAATGTTTCTCAGAAGAACACAGCAGTTATGACTGTCAGAAACCAAATTGTCCTAAATGTGGCAAAATGCACGATGTAAGCCTTTGCATTTCCACTTCAAATGATGGTAACAGGACAAGATATAGCGCTGGTGACCGATCGCGCAATCAAAGCTCCTCCAATACCGTACCAGTTCCAAGAAATAACACTACTACTCGGAATCAATACGGCATCAGGACTacttgctcttttcttttgtcaatGTACACGGAACCTTCGGCTGAGTGGTTAGTACTGTGA
- a CDS encoding hypothetical protein (NECATOR_CHRX.G22380.T1), producing the protein MLLLRDSLRGRAETAIKGIQLIPQNYMWMINALKKKYGNKPTNRAKIVQKLINLPAVKNDADSCMDTFDKIRMLMNQMVSAGQNIPQMQDAMWTEKILEKFPYTIVKNVLVTIQDQDEVKIEDVMDHLEKEINAKKFVDARLKGRVKFENHPNRRQYGVDVTEPPKFGKICRFCDNSNHISANCRTITDIKSRRNMVKEARQCWKCFSEEHSSYDCQKPNCPKCGKMHDVSLCISTSNDGNRTRYSAGDRSRNQSSSNTVPVPRNNTTTRNQYGIRTTCSFLLSMYTEPSAEWLVL; encoded by the coding sequence ATGCTGTTACTTAGAGATAGCCTCAGAGGGAGAGCAGAAACAGCCATAAAAGGCATACAATTGATCCCACAAAATTATATGTGGATGATTaatgctttgaaaaagaaatacggTAATAAACCGACTAACAGAgcaaaaatagtgcaaaaattaattaatttgccAGCAGTAAAGAATGATGCTGATAGCTGTATGGACACGTTCGACAAAATTCGAATGCTCATGAATCAAATGGTCTCTGCAGGCCAAAATATACCACAAATGCAAGATGCGATGTGGACAGAGAAAATATTGGAGAAATTTCCTTACACTATAGTGAAAAACGTTCTTGTTACAATTCAAGATcaagatgaagtgaaaatagaAGATGTAATGGATCATCTTGAGAAGGAGATTAATGCAAAAAAGTTTGTAGACGCACGTTTAAAAGGTcgtgtaaaatttgaaaaccatCCGAACCGAAGACAATACGGTGTGGATGTTACAGAACCcccaaaatttggaaaaatttgtcgTTTTTGTGACAACTCAAATCATATATCAGCGAACTGCCGAACAATCACTGATATTAAATCAAGGCGAAATATGGTGAAAGAAGCCAGACAATGCTGGAAATGTTTCTCAGAAGAACACAGCAGTTATGACTGTCAGAAACCAAATTGTCCTAAATGTGGCAAAATGCACGATGTAAGCCTTTGCATTTCCACTTCAAATGATGGTAACAGGACAAGATATAGCGCTGGTGACCGATCGCGCAATCAAAGCTCCTCCAATACCGTACCAGTTCCAAGAAATAACACTACTACTCGGAATCAATACGGCATCAGGACTacttgctcttttcttttgtcaatGTACACGGAACCTTCGGCTGAGTGGTTAGTACTGTGA
- a CDS encoding hypothetical protein (NECATOR_CHRX.G22382.T3), protein MRHDEPYCPSKHIMSSSLGPGKVTWSTCSLRDYHQFLQRLDARGKNCLRVSNMPTKLTIPTNTKPGQIYDANLQCELMHGPGYQQVTPRQDAFDGICYMMWCGQSSFGRIITSHPALEGTFCGSNKWCQLGRCVPWSGNQISATTSPLANMKTLPPLPQMTTNPAWTFPKKVDGGFSVWSTPNCNQCTCNPIIDGVGLAISRRTCSNPFPANGGEDCSGSTIRAIVCNKSCPKQMRTVDEYITEKCTEHKNLKNDQDLTGSGSQLNRFPQRACKVFCDVANRLGGQRNYRFFGDNLPDGTSCGYDRYCLDGECLPLSCSNNALIGRDISCPTENCSNDTLHFVKGEWGQWSLWTTCTVTCGGGYRKRSRSCSVKGRCDGAETETEQCSTATCPTIVVTDGSRWTSWTEWNHCSVSCGRGSQARYRKCVTAQSLLAFDCPDTNIEVRACDAGTCTGVGVWASWTEWSTCSTSCGPGTMVRNRGCHKEPCDGSAHERRSCNMVVCVSPSGQWTQWNEWSECSRLCGRGIRSRSRSCYGSGCFGIGSDQSFCNEHSCEGSVGEWATWSSWNQAVVLETTRNLPFAMTVNVKVATLPGEGGGTGPLAAKHAERESGNE, encoded by the exons ATGAGGCACGACGAACCTTACTGTCCATCGAAGCACATAATGAGCTCTTCTTTGGGACCAGGCAAAGTGACGTGGTCGACGTGTTCTCTCAGAGATTATCACCAGTTTTTACAACGACTCGA CGCTCGTGGCAAGAACTGTCTCCGGGTTTCTAACATGCCAACGAAGTTAACGATACCAACCAATACAAAACCTGGACAGATTTACGATGCGAATTTGCAGTGTGAACTCATGCATGGACCAGGTTACCAACAG GTGACACCACGACAGGATGCCTTTGATGGAATTTGCTATATGATGTGGTGTGGCCAGTCTTCATTTGGCCGGATCATAACCTCTCATCCTGCCCTTGAAG GGACATTTTGTGGGTCAAATAAATGGTGCCAGCTCGGTAGATGTGTGCCGTGGAGTGGAAACCAGATTTCTGCAACGACTTCTCCCTTGGCGAACATGAAGACACTTCCACCGCTTCCACAAATGACGACTAACCCTGCGTGGACATTTCCTAAA aaagtggatGGAGGATTTTCAGTCTGGTCAACTCCCAACTGTAATCAGTGCACATGCAATCCTATCATTGACGGAGTTGGCCTTGCTATTTCGCGAAGAACTTGCTCGAATCCATTTCCAGCTAATGGTGGTGAAGATTGCTCGGGGTCTACCATCCGCGCAATTGTTTGCAACAAATCATGTCCAAAGCAGATGCGAACAGTAGATGAG TACATCACGGAAAAGTGTACGGAAcacaaaaatctcaaaaacgaCCAAGATCTTACCGGTTCTGGGAGCCAGCTCAATCGTTTCCCTCAAAGAGCATGCAag GTATTCTGTGACGTTGCGAATCGTCTCGGAGGACAAAGAAACTATCGATTTTTTGGCGATAACCTGCCTGACGGTACTTCTTGTGGTTACGACCGCTACTGTCTTGATGGCGAATGTTTG CCTCTCTCGTGTTCAAACAATGCCTTAATCGGCCGTGATATATCCTGTCCCACTGAAAATTGTTCAAACGATACTCTCCACTTTGTGAAAGGAGAATGGGGACAATGGAGTCTCTGGACAACGTGCACAGTTACTTGCGGCGGAGGCTACCGGAAAAG GTCACGTAGTTGTTCTGTGAAAGGACGCTGTGATGGTGCcgaaacagaaacagaacaaTGTTCAACTGCAACTTGTCCAACTATTGTAGTCACGGATGGATCACGTTGGACAAGTTGGACTGAGTGGAACCATTGTTCGGTGTCGTGTGGACGAGGATCACAAGCACGTTACCGAAAATGCGTCACTGCTCAAAGTTTGCTTGCCTTTGATTGTCCTG ACACGAACATAGAAGTTCGTGCATGTGATGCTGGTACGTGCACCGGAGTCGGGGTTTGGGCATCTTGGACGGAATGGAGCACTTGTTCAACATCTTGTGGTCCTGGAACCATGGTTCGCAATCGAGGATGTCATAAG GAGCCATGCGACGGATCGGCACATGAAAGAAGGTCATGTAATATGGTCGTTTGCGTGTCACCTTCAGGTCAGTGGACTCAGTGGAATGAGTGGTCAGAGTGTAGTCGACTTTGCGGCCGTGGCATCCGTTCAAGAAGCAG GAGTTGTTACGGATCTGGATGTTTTGGTATTGGCAGTGATCAGTCGTTTTGCAATGAGCACTCCTGCGAAGGTAGTGTTGGTGAATGGGCTACATGGTCGTCTTGGA ATCAGGCAGTTGTCCTGGAAACTACAAGGAATCTGCCATTTGCAATGACCGTGAATGTGAAAGTCGCAACGCTGCCTGGGGAG GGTGGGGGTACTGGTCCACTTGCAGCGAAACATGCGGAGAGGGAGTCCGGAAACGAGTGA
- a CDS encoding hypothetical protein (NECATOR_CHRX.G22379.T1) codes for MPHSGVWKPEKAKPLRIVFDASSKRVGQFSLNDVIYTGESFVNKIHDVLVASRTSGIILLCDIEAAFTQIRLVEDHKDLCRFLWLKDMNKPPNRDNIAEYRFNRLPFGNTSAPSILNMAILAYLNHKNTPLSLEIAKNIYVDNILLCATAKEEALEKYTVSKNIFREIGMNLREYISNSAEVNRAIPKEDRAPTDNIKLLGVKYDTKSDEFVMKVTIPQGEKLTKRDIVSQINSIYDPVGLASPLIIKLKSLMREIYDTGIEWKQYVPQALCIKWNSVIQEIKNACIRMYQDIVSLSPEEAYKCLREGNSGPKPSAEFLAKKKALRKAWLTSQPETTTATATPTDHSSIFIFAVLGIFALSTIIALLQTLELEAERQASSVIMISCDQFYEEIEDNQHVNVETTNESVESFRLIIDLARFSRYKTALRTFPVIGKLLSKWVKRCNYTRSTSITLNVLSLYTNEDVIAAEDMEISEKLILATIHENINKCINCRNDSQIRRLSETKKASFDTSHALRTPICHMMQKCQFSFRITRN; via the exons ATGCCACATTCCGGAGTTTGGAAGCCAGAAAAGGCAAAACCATTGAGGATAGTATTTGATGCTTCCTCTAAGAGAGTCGGACAGTTTTCGCTGAATGATGTGATCTACACAGGAGAATCTTTCGTGAACAAAATTCATGATGTTCTAGTTGCAAGTAGAACCAGTGGAATTATTCTTTTATGCGATATTGAAGCGGCTTTCACGCAAATCAGACTAGTGGAAGATCATAAAGATTTGTGTCGGTTTTTATGGCTGAAAGACATGAATAAGCCTCCAAATCGAGACAACATAGCAGAATACAGATTCAATCGTTTGCCCTTCGGTAACACCTCGGCACCAAGTATTCTTAACATGGCCATTCTGGCATATTTAAATCACAAGAATACTCCGCTCTCACTGGAGattgcaaaaaatatttatgtggACAATATTCTCTTATGCGCCACCGCCAAAGAGGAAGCACTAGAAAAATATACTGtttcaaagaatattttccgTGAAATCGGCATGAATTTGCGAGaatatatttcaaactcaGCTGAAGTTAACAGAGCTATCCCAAAAGAGGATAGAGCGCCCACAGACAACATAAAACTCCTTGGCGTCAAATATGACACCAAATCCGACGAATTTGTGATGAAAGTTACAATTCCACAAGGAGAAAAACTAACCAAACGCGATATTGTAAGCCAGATAAACTcgatctatgatcccgtaggACTCGCAAGCCCACTGATTATCAAACTGAAGTCTCTAATGAGAGAAATTTACGATACAGGGATAGAATGGAAACAATACGTTCCGCAAGCGCTGTGTATTAAATGGAATTCTGTAATACAAGAGATAAAAAATGCATGTATAAGG ATGTACCAAGATATTGTCAGCCTTTCTCCTGAAGAGGCTTACAAGTGTCTTAGAGAAGGTAATTCCGGACCGAAGCCTTCAGCCGAGTTTCtggcaaagaagaaagcgttgagaaAAGCGTGGCTCACTTCTCAGCCTGAGACTACGACGGCAACAGCTACACCGACTGACCACTCCTCCATATTTATCTTCGCTGTACTCGGAATTTTTGCTTTGTCCACGATCATCGCGCTACtg CAGACGTTGGAACTCGAGGCAGAACGGCAAGCCTCATCAGTGATCATGATTAG CTGTGATCAGTTTTACGAAGAAATAGAGGACAATCAACATGTGAATGTTGAAACCACAAACGAGTCAGTGGAATCATTCCGTTTAATAATAGATCTAGCTCGTTTCTCTCGCTACAAAACAGCTCTTCGAACATTCCCAGTTATTGGAAAATTGCTGAGTAAATGGGTGAAACGATGCAATTACACCAGGTCAACATCGATTACGCTAAACGTACTCTCCCTCTACACAAATGAAGATGTCATTGCTGCGGAGGATATGGAGATCTCTGAGAAACTCATCTTAGCAACTATTCacgaaaacatcaacaaatgCATAAATTGCAGAAACGATTCccaaatcagaagattgtcagAGACGAAAAAGGCATCATTCGATACAAGTCACGCACTCAGAACGCCAATTTGCCATATGATGCAAAAATGCCAATTTTCATTCCGAATTACTCGAAACTAG
- a CDS encoding hypothetical protein (NECATOR_CHRX.G22382.T1), with amino-acid sequence MKPSLTISVWLIQGVLCMIEFFTPDELRYTFGVTEHGKVPVYSEFFPVLKHHPDGTLDSLSVEVNNKHHTFKLEATLQELLGEHFTVVYRDEKHGGQLILNPKPASCHYRYVSNETHVAISNCDGRIRGTIINSNGIHVINPFPDRHAHRAKRGVNSDNGVHVVFKREAVASVVDFCGLDNVVTEEQLTEDESAIFEDVFVTGQRLQQASDLVVELAVFIDETLWRHFSNKYAGQAHTKLQDYMLTLLNNIQIMYYQPSASPPLTFRVIRYEVLTSQPNLIAGSTHNHGNAQMYLDRFCRYQRNLGIRDWDHAIMLTGYDIHRGAGSRSISGIARLDGMCDPWNTCTLAEGLDFTSAFIGTHELGHSVGMRHDEPYCPSKHIMSSSLGPGKVTWSTCSLRDYHQFLQRLDARGKNCLRVSNMPTKLTIPTNTKPGQIYDANLQCELMHGPGYQQVTPRQDAFDGICYMMWCGQSSFGRIITSHPALEGTFCGSNKWCQLGRCVPWSGNQISATTSPLANMKTLPPLPQMTTNPAWTFPKKVDGGFSVWSTPNCNQCTCNPIIDGVGLAISRRTCSNPFPANGGEDCSGSTIRAIVCNKSCPKQMRTVDEYITEKCTEHKNLKNDQDLTGSGSQLNRFPQRACKVFCDVANRLGGQRNYRFFGDNLPDGTSCGYDRYCLDGECLPLSCSNNALIGRDISCPTENCSNDTLHFVKGEWGQWSLWTTCTVTCGGGYRKRSRSCSVKGRCDGAETETEQCSTATCPTIVVTDGSRWTSWTEWNHCSVSCGRGSQARYRKCVTAQSLLAFDCPDTNIEVRACDAGTCTGVGVWASWTEWSTCSTSCGPGTMVRNRGCHKEPCDGSAHERRSCNMVVCVSPSGQWTQWNEWSECSRLCGRGIRSRSRSCYGSGCFGIGSDQSFCNEHSCEGSVGEWATWSSWSQCSATCGAGVKRRTRYCRSGSCPGNYKESAICNDRECESRNAAWGGWGYWSTCSETCGEGVRKRVRKCYGSGQCGGNEYEKQSCFVRACDKI; translated from the exons ATGAAGCCGTCGCTGACCATCAGCGTTTGGCTCATACAG ggaGTGCTGTGCATGATAGAGTTCTTTACCCCCGATGAATTGAGGTACACATTCGGAGTTACTGAGCATGGAAAAG TCCCAGtttattctgaattttttcccgTCCTTAAACATCATCCAGATGGTACCTTGGATAGCCTGTCAGTTGAG GTCAATAACAAACATCACACTTTCAAATTAGAAGCAACACTACAAGAATTGTTAGGAGAACACTTCACTGTTGTTTACCGAGACGAGAAACACGGAG GGCAGTTGATTCTAAACCCCAAGCCTGCCAGTTGCCATTACCGGTATGTCTCAAACGAAACGCATGTCGCGATTAGTAATTGTGATGGTCGAATA agagGAACAATAATTAACAGCAATGGTATTCATGTGATAAATCCATTTCCTGACAGACACGCTCATCGAGCAAAAAGAGGCGTAAACAGTG ATAATGGAGtccatgtcgttttcaaaCGAGAAGCCGTAGCAAGTGTTGTTGATTTCTGTGGATTAGACAATGTAGTAACTGAAGAGCAACTCACCGAAGATGAATCAGCCATTTTCGAAGATGTGTTTGTTACTGGACAACGTCTACAACAAGCGAGCGATTTGGTG GTCGAACTCGCTGTTTTTATCGATGAGACACTATGGAGACATTTTAGTAACAAATACGCAGGACAAGCTCACACCAAACTGCAGGACTACATGTTGACTTTACTAAACAATATCCAAATCATGTACTATCAGCCTTCAGCGTCTCCGCCATTGACGTTCCGAGTTATTCGCTACGAAGTTCTTACAAGTCAGCCC AATTTGATCGCTGGAAGTACACATAACCATGGAAATGCTCAAATGTATCTCGACCGTTTTTGTCGTTACCAACGTAACTTGGGCATCCGCGATTGGGATCATGCTATAATGTTAACAGG GTACGACATTCATCGTGGAGCAGGTTCGAGATCTATTTCTGGGATTGCGCGGCTTGATGGCATGTGCGATCCCTGGAACACCTGTACCCTAGCTGAAGGCCTCGACTTCACGTCAGCCTTCATTGGCACTCACGAACTCGGTCATAG TGTTGGAATGAGGCACGACGAACCTTACTGTCCATCGAAGCACATAATGAGCTCTTCTTTGGGACCAGGCAAAGTGACGTGGTCGACGTGTTCTCTCAGAGATTATCACCAGTTTTTACAACGACTCGA CGCTCGTGGCAAGAACTGTCTCCGGGTTTCTAACATGCCAACGAAGTTAACGATACCAACCAATACAAAACCTGGACAGATTTACGATGCGAATTTGCAGTGTGAACTCATGCATGGACCAGGTTACCAACAG GTGACACCACGACAGGATGCCTTTGATGGAATTTGCTATATGATGTGGTGTGGCCAGTCTTCATTTGGCCGGATCATAACCTCTCATCCTGCCCTTGAAG GGACATTTTGTGGGTCAAATAAATGGTGCCAGCTCGGTAGATGTGTGCCGTGGAGTGGAAACCAGATTTCTGCAACGACTTCTCCCTTGGCGAACATGAAGACACTTCCACCGCTTCCACAAATGACGACTAACCCTGCGTGGACATTTCCTAAA aaagtggatGGAGGATTTTCAGTCTGGTCAACTCCCAACTGTAATCAGTGCACATGCAATCCTATCATTGACGGAGTTGGCCTTGCTATTTCGCGAAGAACTTGCTCGAATCCATTTCCAGCTAATGGTGGTGAAGATTGCTCGGGGTCTACCATCCGCGCAATTGTTTGCAACAAATCATGTCCAAAGCAGATGCGAACAGTAGATGAG TACATCACGGAAAAGTGTACGGAAcacaaaaatctcaaaaacgaCCAAGATCTTACCGGTTCTGGGAGCCAGCTCAATCGTTTCCCTCAAAGAGCATGCAag GTATTCTGTGACGTTGCGAATCGTCTCGGAGGACAAAGAAACTATCGATTTTTTGGCGATAACCTGCCTGACGGTACTTCTTGTGGTTACGACCGCTACTGTCTTGATGGCGAATGTTTG CCTCTCTCGTGTTCAAACAATGCCTTAATCGGCCGTGATATATCCTGTCCCACTGAAAATTGTTCAAACGATACTCTCCACTTTGTGAAAGGAGAATGGGGACAATGGAGTCTCTGGACAACGTGCACAGTTACTTGCGGCGGAGGCTACCGGAAAAG GTCACGTAGTTGTTCTGTGAAAGGACGCTGTGATGGTGCcgaaacagaaacagaacaaTGTTCAACTGCAACTTGTCCAACTATTGTAGTCACGGATGGATCACGTTGGACAAGTTGGACTGAGTGGAACCATTGTTCGGTGTCGTGTGGACGAGGATCACAAGCACGTTACCGAAAATGCGTCACTGCTCAAAGTTTGCTTGCCTTTGATTGTCCTG ACACGAACATAGAAGTTCGTGCATGTGATGCTGGTACGTGCACCGGAGTCGGGGTTTGGGCATCTTGGACGGAATGGAGCACTTGTTCAACATCTTGTGGTCCTGGAACCATGGTTCGCAATCGAGGATGTCATAAG GAGCCATGCGACGGATCGGCACATGAAAGAAGGTCATGTAATATGGTCGTTTGCGTGTCACCTTCAGGTCAGTGGACTCAGTGGAATGAGTGGTCAGAGTGTAGTCGACTTTGCGGCCGTGGCATCCGTTCAAGAAGCAG GAGTTGTTACGGATCTGGATGTTTTGGTATTGGCAGTGATCAGTCGTTTTGCAATGAGCACTCCTGCGAAGGTAGTGTTGGTGAATGGGCTACATGGTCGTCTTGGAGTCAGTGCTCTGCAACCTGTGGAGCCGGTGTGAAGAGGCGAACCCGCTACTGCAGATCAGGCAGTTGTCCTGGAAACTACAAGGAATCTGCCATTTGCAATGACCGTGAATGTGAAAGTCGCAACGCTGCCTGGGGAG GGTGGGGGTACTGGTCCACTTGCAGCGAAACATGCGGAGAGGGAGTCCGGAAACGAGTGAGAAAATGTTACGGCAGCGGTCAATGTGGGGGCAATGAGTACGAGAAACAGTCGTGCTTCGTGCGCGCATGCGACAAAATATAG